A region from the Simiduia sp. 21SJ11W-1 genome encodes:
- a CDS encoding alpha-1,6-glucosidase domain-containing protein yields MSQSRRLLGLSALAVGILALAGCKTEVSGDQSDLLTCSNNQIPNDAGTMCVDRPLTCDDGLVPNDEGTLCVEAPFAGPDPVYFPEADEAVIYYNRQHIDQAYGDWVLHLWNTNCDGGWAPQVTAEATAPTNWPEGPSVNGSGVDPIYGAYWVLNIQADSTCGNWIVHNSAGDVQTNDYTLNLAATGKYARMAFVIGQDDLRSARVSQGLPVCLNDVCEAAEPPARAIRNAAAHWIDANTLVWDFDGSADQLFAATQGGLDQDDDGNIINSNVSATLSPTTLSPEQAARVPHLANWAAFTVEGLDTAQVKSATTGQIWVTGTSADGQLVGTAVQIPRLLDALYTQGDNDADEATLGVVYADGNITVSVWAPTAHQVSLKVFNGASPKRVLETVPMVLDANTGIWSYTDSEERLDRRFYRFAATVYDSENDILVNVESTDPYSVSAGERSHYSQFVNLEDADTQPDGWGATSAPALENPESAVIYEGHVRDFSIRDASTSAANRGKYLAFTESGSVPVQHLAELKAAGLTHFHALPTADIATIDEVPEARVELTDTVAKLCSVKPTAPVCGEVSSTTVLLDVLAGYDPTSNAARDLVEAIRGLDGFNWGYDPLLFNVPEGSYATDADGIARIKELRAMNQALNAMGLRTVMDVVYNHTSGAGLVYASSTFDKLVPGYYYRRDPITGAIETVSCCNDTAPEHAMFGKFVQDSVVHWAKHYGYNDFRFDLMTFIPKSVVLAARDAVHEFAPDSYFYGEGWNMGGSSDGDAIFTRSTQRNMTGTGVGTFNDVMRDPMRYLDLIKGNNVDKIRAGLAGNLMDFEFYSSASQRINGAAVGGYTVDPQESVNYVSKHDNETLWDMIQKEGAVASDMPAVDRARIQNLTLSLNMLSQGVPFFHMGSEMLRSKSMDRNTYDAGDWYNFVDFTQNTNNWAVGMPLDRGDTSEEWIRAQFANTNTSAEAADIQLSSDVFNEFLRIAQGSPLFSLETLADVQARLGFHNTGTDQVDGVIAMSLDDGTGLMDLDPNVDAMMVVFNGNGAEKSVRVRTASGFALHAVQTASADARVRTASFAEEVVSEDVNGSMEDVTYGTFTVPAYTTAVFVKAQGASQGAGLSADATVPATGAIDNPYSVGTYLRGDMNGWNTSMPFLYNGDGTFTVFAELTAGVNYGFKFASNDWSTVNYGNNDGSVTLDQAKTLNGGENNLSFTPAATGRYRFTIKATNPAAPELTISQDLPSYANTLYLKGDMNGWGDVDAMTYLGNNLYRLVLPLTAGDYGFKVADSGWSAPNLGGESAGQVLNPNGSLMLVDGSNDNLQLSLAADGTYLFNLYAKDTAEPTLGVVADGGYQGDLYIKGGMNGWSNDDVMTHLGDGVHQIDLPLTAGGYEFKFANADWSLEYTCGCTLKEFEQSQLQRGGNNSQLVLNADKTLRFTVDTRFAEPRVTVIVLP; encoded by the coding sequence ATGTCTCAATCCCGCCGCTTGCTGGGATTGTCGGCACTGGCTGTTGGCATACTGGCATTGGCCGGTTGTAAAACAGAGGTGTCTGGCGATCAAAGTGATTTGCTAACCTGCTCGAACAACCAAATACCCAACGATGCCGGCACCATGTGTGTGGATCGCCCGCTCACCTGTGATGATGGCCTGGTGCCCAATGATGAAGGCACCCTTTGTGTAGAAGCACCCTTTGCCGGCCCAGATCCTGTGTACTTCCCCGAAGCAGATGAAGCGGTGATTTACTACAACCGCCAGCACATAGATCAAGCGTACGGCGATTGGGTATTGCATTTGTGGAACACCAACTGCGATGGCGGTTGGGCTCCCCAGGTTACTGCCGAAGCCACAGCGCCTACCAACTGGCCAGAAGGCCCATCTGTTAACGGCAGCGGGGTAGACCCGATTTACGGCGCTTACTGGGTGTTGAACATTCAGGCCGATTCCACCTGCGGCAACTGGATTGTGCACAACAGCGCCGGTGACGTACAAACCAACGATTACACGCTGAACCTTGCTGCTACCGGCAAGTATGCGCGCATGGCATTTGTGATTGGCCAGGATGATTTGCGCTCAGCCCGCGTAAGCCAGGGCTTGCCTGTTTGCCTGAATGATGTGTGTGAAGCCGCCGAGCCACCCGCGCGCGCCATCCGCAACGCCGCCGCTCACTGGATTGACGCCAACACCCTGGTGTGGGATTTCGATGGCAGTGCAGATCAACTGTTTGCCGCCACCCAAGGCGGGCTCGACCAGGACGACGATGGCAACATCATCAATAGCAATGTCTCCGCTACCCTCAGCCCTACCACCTTAAGCCCCGAGCAAGCTGCACGGGTGCCACACCTGGCCAACTGGGCGGCCTTTACCGTTGAAGGCCTGGATACCGCCCAAGTGAAAAGCGCCACCACAGGCCAAATTTGGGTAACCGGCACCAGTGCGGATGGCCAACTTGTAGGCACAGCGGTTCAAATTCCGCGCCTGCTGGATGCGCTTTATACCCAAGGTGATAACGATGCCGATGAAGCAACGCTGGGTGTAGTGTATGCCGATGGCAACATTACCGTTTCCGTGTGGGCGCCCACCGCACACCAGGTAAGCCTGAAAGTGTTTAATGGCGCCTCACCCAAGCGCGTACTGGAAACAGTACCTATGGTGCTGGATGCCAACACAGGCATTTGGTCTTACACAGATTCGGAAGAACGTTTGGATCGCCGTTTCTACCGTTTTGCGGCCACGGTGTACGATTCAGAAAACGACATACTCGTTAACGTGGAATCCACAGACCCCTATTCTGTGAGCGCCGGTGAGCGCAGCCACTACTCGCAGTTTGTAAATCTGGAAGACGCCGATACGCAGCCTGACGGCTGGGGAGCGACCTCGGCCCCGGCGCTGGAAAATCCGGAATCTGCCGTGATCTACGAAGGCCACGTGCGTGACTTTTCTATTCGCGATGCCTCCACCAGTGCCGCCAATCGCGGTAAGTACCTGGCGTTTACCGAGTCTGGCTCTGTGCCCGTGCAGCACTTGGCAGAACTTAAGGCTGCAGGCTTAACCCATTTTCACGCATTGCCCACGGCCGACATTGCCACTATTGATGAAGTGCCGGAGGCGCGTGTTGAGTTAACCGACACGGTGGCCAAGTTGTGCAGCGTTAAACCTACGGCGCCTGTTTGTGGTGAAGTTTCCAGCACTACTGTATTGCTGGATGTGTTGGCAGGGTATGACCCAACCAGTAATGCAGCACGCGATCTTGTTGAAGCAATACGCGGCCTGGATGGCTTTAACTGGGGCTACGATCCACTGTTGTTTAACGTGCCCGAAGGTTCCTACGCCACTGATGCCGATGGCATTGCCCGCATTAAAGAGTTGCGCGCTATGAATCAGGCACTCAATGCCATGGGGCTGCGCACAGTAATGGATGTGGTATACAACCACACCAGCGGCGCAGGCTTGGTGTATGCCTCATCCACCTTCGATAAACTGGTGCCCGGCTACTACTACCGCCGCGACCCGATTACCGGCGCCATTGAAACCGTGTCTTGCTGTAACGACACAGCACCAGAGCACGCCATGTTCGGCAAGTTCGTGCAAGACAGTGTGGTGCACTGGGCCAAACACTACGGCTACAACGATTTCCGCTTCGACCTGATGACCTTCATTCCCAAATCTGTGGTACTGGCTGCGCGCGATGCAGTGCACGAGTTTGCGCCAGACAGCTACTTCTACGGTGAAGGCTGGAACATGGGCGGCAGCTCAGACGGCGATGCGATTTTCACCCGCTCAACCCAGCGCAATATGACCGGCACAGGTGTGGGCACTTTCAACGATGTCATGCGTGACCCAATGCGCTATCTGGATCTGATCAAAGGTAACAACGTTGATAAAATCCGCGCAGGCCTTGCGGGCAACCTGATGGATTTCGAATTTTACAGCTCGGCAAGCCAGCGCATTAATGGTGCGGCAGTGGGTGGCTACACAGTTGATCCACAAGAGAGTGTGAACTACGTATCCAAGCACGATAACGAAACCCTGTGGGACATGATTCAAAAAGAGGGTGCCGTTGCCTCAGATATGCCTGCGGTTGATCGTGCGCGTATTCAGAACCTGACGCTTTCGCTGAACATGTTGAGCCAGGGCGTACCCTTCTTCCACATGGGCTCCGAGATGCTGCGCTCCAAATCCATGGATCGCAACACCTACGATGCCGGCGACTGGTACAACTTCGTAGACTTCACTCAAAACACCAACAACTGGGCTGTGGGTATGCCGCTCGACCGTGGTGATACCTCTGAGGAGTGGATTCGCGCGCAATTTGCAAACACCAACACCTCTGCCGAGGCTGCAGACATTCAACTTAGCAGCGATGTGTTCAATGAGTTTCTGCGCATTGCACAAGGCTCGCCCTTGTTCAGCCTGGAAACCTTGGCCGATGTACAGGCGCGTTTGGGCTTCCACAATACCGGCACCGATCAGGTAGATGGCGTGATTGCCATGAGCCTTGACGACGGCACGGGCCTTATGGATCTCGATCCCAATGTAGATGCCATGATGGTGGTGTTTAACGGCAATGGCGCTGAGAAATCTGTGCGGGTTCGCACCGCAAGTGGCTTTGCATTGCACGCCGTGCAAACGGCCTCTGCCGATGCACGCGTACGCACAGCAAGCTTTGCTGAGGAAGTGGTATCTGAAGATGTTAACGGCAGCATGGAAGATGTGACCTACGGCACCTTCACTGTACCGGCCTACACCACTGCAGTATTTGTGAAAGCCCAAGGTGCAAGCCAAGGGGCGGGCTTGAGTGCCGATGCCACAGTGCCGGCTACCGGCGCCATTGATAACCCCTACAGCGTGGGTACTTACCTGCGTGGCGACATGAATGGCTGGAATACCAGCATGCCATTCTTGTACAACGGCGACGGCACCTTCACGGTATTTGCCGAACTCACCGCGGGTGTGAACTATGGCTTCAAGTTTGCCAGCAACGATTGGTCTACGGTGAACTACGGCAACAACGATGGCTCGGTAACACTTGATCAAGCCAAAACGCTTAACGGGGGTGAAAATAATTTAAGTTTCACGCCAGCCGCCACTGGCCGTTACAGGTTCACCATCAAGGCCACCAACCCGGCGGCACCTGAGCTGACCATCAGCCAGGATCTGCCCAGCTACGCCAACACGCTTTACCTGAAAGGCGACATGAACGGCTGGGGTGATGTGGATGCCATGACCTACCTTGGCAACAATCTCTACCGCTTGGTATTACCACTTACCGCCGGCGACTACGGCTTCAAAGTGGCCGACAGCGGCTGGAGTGCGCCTAACCTGGGTGGCGAATCTGCAGGCCAGGTGTTGAATCCCAACGGTAGCCTGATGTTGGTAGACGGCAGCAACGATAACTTGCAGCTGAGTTTGGCAGCCGATGGCACCTACCTGTTCAACCTCTACGCCAAAGATACCGCAGAGCCCACCTTGGGTGTGGTGGCCGATGGCGGTTACCAGGGCGACCTTTACATCAAAGGCGGCATGAATGGCTGGAGCAACGACGACGTGATGACACACCTGGGCGACGGTGTGCACCAGATAGACCTGCCATTAACCGCCGGCGGTTACGAGTTTAAATTCGCAAACGCAGACTGGAGCCTTGAGTACACCTGTGGCTGCACGCTTAAAGAATTTGAACAGTCGCAACTTCAGCGCGGTGGCAACAACAGCCAGCTGGTGCTCAATGCAGATAAAACCCTGCGCTTCACCGTAGACACACGCTTTGCAGAGCCCCGTGTCACCGTGATCGTGCTGCCCTAG